In the genome of Dermacentor andersoni chromosome 3, qqDerAnde1_hic_scaffold, whole genome shotgun sequence, one region contains:
- the LOC126524407 gene encoding putative nuclease HARBI1 — MAARYDDSFSEFIDFVNRAEEIEDHQAYSFVLPLQRNLRDRQNPMEVFNDQEFLARYRFSKAAVLELLSMLPLHQNTDGRGCPVPLLLQLLVTLRFDGAGTFQVVSGDLVNVSQPTVSRVFTRVSTMIAGTLFPALVKFPDTEKMHEVMHQFYKKAKFPRVTGCIDCTHVRIKSPGGNDAEVFRNRKGYFSFNVQAITGPQLEFFDLVASWPGSAHDSRIFDNSSARARYEEGTIPGVLLGDMGYACRPYLMTPIKNSGSTDSPEYRYNKSQIRTRNTVERAFGIWKRFPCLDMKLRIETKTSAIVVTACAALHNFGRNRQSDELPPDPCKSQQPSIASQGQGPQPVDSASGFRTRARLIQQYFS, encoded by the exons ATGGCGGCGCGCTACGACGACAGCTTCAGCGAGTTCATCGATTTTGTGAACCGTGCGGAAGAAATCGAGGACCACCAAGCCTACAGTTTTGTGCTGCCATTGCAGCGGAACCTTAGGGATCGCCAGAATCCCATGGAGGTGTTCAATGATCAGGAGTTTTTAGCGAGATACCGTTTCTCCAAGGCAGCTGTGCTCGAGCTGCTGTCCATGTTGCCGCTGCATCAGAACACGGACGGACGTGGTTGCCCTGTGCCGCTGCTGTTGCAACTGCTCGTGACACTTCGTTTTGACGGCGCGGGAACTTTTCAGGTTGTGTCAGGAGACCTGGTTAACGTGTCGCAGCCAACTGTTTCCCGTGTTTTCACGCGGGTGTCTACAATGATTGCCGGAACATTGTTCCCTGCGCTTGTCAAGTTCCCCGACACGGAGAAAATGCATGAAGTCATGCACCAGTTTTATAAGAAGGCGAAATTTCCCAGGGTAACTGGTTGCATTGATTGCACCCACGTGCGGATCAAAAGTCCAGGCGGAAACGACGCCGAAGTATTCAGAAACAGGAAGGGATATTTCTCATTCAATGTGCAG GCTATCACAGGACCTCAACTTGAATTCTTTGATTTGGTTGCAAGCTGGCCGGGCTCAGCCCACGACAGCAGAATTTTTGACAACAGCAGCGCAAGAGCTCGATATGAAGAGGGGACTATACCTGGCGTACTCCTTGGAGACATGGGGTATGCTTGCCGACCATACCTCATGACACCAATAAAAAATTCTGGAAGCACAGACAGCCCAGAGTACAG GTATAACAAGTCTCAAATCCGGACACGGAACACCGTCGAAAGGGCTTTCGGCATCTGGAAAAGATTCCCATGCCTTGATATGAAATTACGAATAGAAACGAAAACATCTGCCATTGTCGTAACGGCGTGTGCAGCTCTGCACAACTTTGGCCGGAACCGTCAAAGTGATGAACTGCCTCCTGACCCATGCAAGAGTCAGCAACCCTCCATAGCTTCACAAGGTCAAGGACCACAGCCCGTTGACTCAGCGAGTGGCTTCAGAACACGAGCACGTCTTATTCAGCAATATTTTTCCTAA